The following nucleotide sequence is from Streptomyces leeuwenhoekii.
GGGGATGGTCGAGGTCATGCGTAACCGGGGCTTTCGGGTGCCCGTGCTCAGCGAGCACGACCTGGACGAGATCTTCCGGATCCGGACGTTGCTGGAAGTGCCAGCGATGGCCGATGTCGTGCGGACCCTGGGCGGGGCCCCGGTACCGGAGTTCCGGCGGCTGGCCGAAGAGCTCACCGAGGCGGCGCGCGAGGGCGACCTGGTCACCTTCCTGGACAAGGACCGGCAGTTTCACCTCGGTCTGCTGGAGCTGCTGGGTAACGGCCGACTGGTCACGATGGTCGCCCAGTTGCGGGACCAGGCGCGGATGCAGGGTCTGCAGAAGCTGGCGGACCAGGGCGAGTTGACCCAGTCCGGCGAGGAGCACATCACGCTGGTCGACGCGATCGAGGCCGGGGAGGCCGACCGGGCGGCCGAGCTGATGCGGGCTCATCTGGCCCACAGCCGGGGCATCTGGGCCGGGCGCGCCGAGTCCGCTTCCTGATCCTTGGACGACGGCCGGTGCGGTCCCCCGTCGCGGTCCGCACCGGCCTGTTCCGGGTGGGCGTCAGCTGCCGACCGGGCTCTCGGCGGTCTCCTCCTGCCCGTCGGACTGTCCGGACGCGGTGGCCAGACGGGAGTTGCGGTAGCCATAGAAGCCGTAGACGGTCAGGCCGAGGGCGACCCACACGCCGAAGCGCAGCCAGGTGACCGGCTGGAGCTTGCTGATCAGGTACAGCGAGAAACCGATGCCCAGCAGCGGCACTACCGGCACCCAGGGGGTGCGGAACTTGCGGGGCAAGTCGGGCGCGCGGAAGCGGAGCACGATCACCGCGGCGCACACGACGACGAACGCCATGAGAATGCCGATGTTGGTCAGCTCGGCCGCCGTGACGATCGGACTGAACCCGGCTATGCCGGCGGCGATGACGCCGAGCAGCCAGGTGGGGCGGGCCGGAACCTGCCGCTTGGTGTCGATACGGGAGAACCAACGGGGCAGCAGGCCGTCGCGGCTCATCGCGTAGGCGATCCGGGAGGCGCCCAGCAGCTGGGCGAACATGGCGGTGACGATGCCCAGGATGGCGCCGACGGCGAGGATCTCGGCGAAACTGTCGAGGCCGACAGCGGCGAAGGCGTGGGCGAACGCGCTCTCCGGATGCAGAGCGGCACTCGGCTGCATGCCGGTCAGCACGGTCGCGGCGAGTACGTAGAGGACCATCGCGATGGCCAGGGAGATCAGGATGGCCCGAGGGAGATCGCGTGAGGGATTGCGGGACTCCTCGGCCGCCGTGGTCATCGCGTCGTAGCCGAAGACCGCGAAGAAGACGGTGGCCGCACCGGTGACAGCGGCGCCGAAACCGTGCGGCAGGTAGGGGTGCAGGTTGTCGGCGTCGAAGTAGAAGGCGCCCACCACGAT
It contains:
- a CDS encoding amino acid permease, translating into MSPTNPLGRGSGLLRRIPFGSTDEMEHGGGLHRTLGLWQLTAIGLGAIIGAGIFSLAGAVAHDIAGPGVTLSFLIAGAASAAAALCYAEFSGLIPQAGSAYTYGYAVLGELAGWLIGWDLLLEYTAIVAVVAISVSGYANFLLQNFGIQLPAWMLGAPGTGDGHRVDLLAMVLCLLITFLLSRGIKSSARTETVLVGLKVALVVAVIVVGAFYFDADNLHPYLPHGFGAAVTGAATVFFAVFGYDAMTTAAEESRNPSRDLPRAILISLAIAMVLYVLAATVLTGMQPSAALHPESAFAHAFAAVGLDSFAEILAVGAILGIVTAMFAQLLGASRIAYAMSRDGLLPRWFSRIDTKRQVPARPTWLLGVIAAGIAGFSPIVTAAELTNIGILMAFVVVCAAVIVLRFRAPDLPRKFRTPWVPVVPLLGIGFSLYLISKLQPVTWLRFGVWVALGLTVYGFYGYRNSRLATASGQSDGQEETAESPVGS
- a CDS encoding GntR family transcriptional regulator, which translates into the protein MTVSRSAVAPSARLKSVSLREQAREELRTRIVLGRIEPGEVRSVISVAEELGVSITPVREAVMDLANQGMVEVMRNRGFRVPVLSEHDLDEIFRIRTLLEVPAMADVVRTLGGAPVPEFRRLAEELTEAAREGDLVTFLDKDRQFHLGLLELLGNGRLVTMVAQLRDQARMQGLQKLADQGELTQSGEEHITLVDAIEAGEADRAAELMRAHLAHSRGIWAGRAESAS